In Leptotrichia sp. oral taxon 215 str. W9775, the DNA window TTGTCCATATATTCCATAAAACTGTCTGCTTTTAATATATTCCCTTTTATCTGTAAAAAACCTTCATTTGTTTCTGTCAATTTTGGTTTTTCAAACTGATTAAGATTATATCTACTATGCAACATTATTCAATGCCTCCTCCATTGCTTTTTCATCTATAGCCATTTTGCATCTGCAACCCCATTCCTGTTTTGGTAATATTTTTGCACTGTCTTCACCCACACCTTTAAGCAAATTTCCATTCATATCAAATAATTTTCCTTCTCTCCAGGAATGTTTCGCCCTTACCCTGTCATCATGTTTAGTTACCCATATAAATCCCTTTATTCCTAGTTCTTCCAAAATGATTTTTACATATTCTGCTTGAGTTTCTCCTAAAACATTATTTGAATTTAATAGATCTGAATAACCCATTCTTTCTTCCACTTTTTCTTTTGCTTCCTGCCATTTATCTTTTAATACAAAATCTTCTGCTCCTGTTTTAGATTTTCTAATCACTTCATTTATATAATACGCTGTTCTTTTCGCACTACTAAGATATAGCTCTTTTATTCTTTTGTCTGCTATGTCTACTGATTTTTTGAATAATTCAGAAGTTATTCTATTTTTGAACTTTTCTCTGTTCTTTTTGCTTATTCCCTCAATTATCAATGCTAATGTATAAGCTAAAAGGACTTTGTTTATTCCAAATATAGTCCTGTTCTCTTTTTCTTTAAAATTTTTAAGTGCTTTTTCTATCTCTTCTTCATCATCAACATTGATGTTATTTTCTTCAAGATATTTCATAAACTTTTTTGTCTTGCCTTTCAATATTTTCAGAAGCATTTTTTCTATTTTTATATCTATATCAAATTCAATCATTTTAGCTCAACTCTTTCAGTAGTGCTTCAAAGTCAAAATCTTCTTCACCTAATTTTTTAATTATTTCAGCTATTTTATCTTTTTTTTCAATCAGTTCATTGTTTGAAACTATATTCAAAGCTTTTTCAAGATATTCAAGCTTTTTAGTGTCAAGTTCAACTCTCTTTAAATCATTATCAATCTGCTCTGCAACAGTTGGCTCTAACAAATTAGGTAATTCAACCTTATAACGTTGGTCTATTTTTAGTTCAATTAAAACTTTATCAATTAAATTATTTGTTATCGGTAGAATATTTTTATTGAAATATCTTCTTAAATACTCTGCGTACTTTTTTGCATCCTCTTCAGAACCAGCCAAAGTTCCTTGAGTATTTCCTGCCAATCTCTGTTTTGGAATGTTAGTGTGTATTGATAGTATAGTCAAAACCGCATTTATATATTTTTCTGGATCTATTCCACCAGTAGAATTTATTACTTGCATTTCATCATCTTTTCCTATTACAGCTAAAGTAGAAGCATTTATCTCTTCTTCCTTATCTCTAACTCCACCGCTTTCCTTTATTTTATCCATTGTATTTACGTCTGTTTTATAAATAAGAAAAACTGCCCTGTATATTAGCTGTCCTATGCTCCATTCTGTACTATCCAAAATAACCATTCTGTCAAATAAAGAAGTAAATATTGATTCTCCTATCAACCTTTTATGTTCATTTATTCTTGAAAAAATCACTCTGCTTGGATGGATTTCTGTCTTAACTGACTGATTGTAATATCCGTTATTAGAATAGTTTTTTACTTGAAGTTCTGTTACTTCTCCATAATTCAATTTTAACTTAGAATTTTCAACTTTAATTTTTACTATTTCTGTCTTATCAAATACACTTAATCCTTTTATATGATATTTTTCTCCTAATTCATCAGATGTTTCTTTTTCTTCGTTGTGAAATGCATTTAAATACATTACCGCATATCCAAACTTTCTGACTTTTTCCATAAATTCCATTATTTTTTCTAAATAATCAAGCTCATCAAGTTTATTCAAAAGCTTTTTTGTATTCTCTATGTCTTCTGTTCCATCTGATTTTAGAACTGAAATTTTAAGTCCATTTTTTAGAACGTCTTCAATCGGAGCGTTCAATATTATTTTTGCAAGGTCATTACTCCCAACTAAATTTTCTATTGTTACATCATTCAAATATTTTTTAACAGGAGCTTGCCTGTTCAATATATCTTTTCCTGAACCTTTTGTAGAATTCCTTGCATTACTTGCAAATCCATTATGTTTCATTTTCTTTTTTTTACTCATGTTTTCTCCTAAACTAATATATTATGCACTCCACCTGTGCTATATTTTTCAAGGGCATAACGTAATGCATCCATTAAGTGGTTATAATTATCTGCAGCCTTATTTAACGTTATTCCGTTTTTTTCTTCCCAGACATAGTTTTTAAATTCCATTATTGTATTTGTGCATTTTGGATGTACGTATATATCAAATTGTTGAATATACTGTATTCCCTGATTCACACTCCCTTTTCCTTTTGAACTCTGTCTTATTCGACTTATACCATGTCTTCTAATCTCTTCTATTGATTTAGCTTCGGCACAATCGGCTGTAATCTCATCTTTTGAATATCCTCTTATTTTTATTTCTTCTGCTATTTCATTATTTAATAGACGTTTTTTATAGAACTCGTCAAATATGAAAAGTCTTTTATTTCTTAAATCAACTATCACTGCTATAAATGCACTCGGATCATTTGTAAAACCAAAATCTAGTCCAAATGCAGCTTCTAAGGAAAAGTCATTTTTTAACAATTTTATAGGATCAAAATCCAATATTTCCCAATTGTTGTATACCAGTCCTTCTGCAATTCCCCATTCGCCTAATCCTGCAACTCTAAAACGATTTGGTCTTTTTATTTTCATTTCCTCAAATCTCTTCAGAGTTACTTCATCAAGGAATTCATTCATTGTATAGTCAGTAGTTGTTGCATATATCAAATCATCTTCATATTCTCTATCATAAGTATCATTATAAAATCTTTTTCTTAACCAGTGGTCTTCAGACCATGGATTAAAGCTTAAAGTAATCTGATGGAATAAATGCGGTGGCAGTATACCCCTTATACTTTCTTCCAGCGTTTCAAACATTTCCTGTTTTTCAATCTGAAAAGCTTCTTCTATCCAGACAAAATTTAAATATCCTTGTGCTACTGTAATTG includes these proteins:
- a CDS encoding anti-CBASS protein Acb1 family protein; this translates as MSKKKKMKHNGFASNARNSTKGSGKDILNRQAPVKKYLNDVTIENLVGSNDLAKIILNAPIEDVLKNGLKISVLKSDGTEDIENTKKLLNKLDELDYLEKIMEFMEKVRKFGYAVMYLNAFHNEEKETSDELGEKYHIKGLSVFDKTEIVKIKVENSKLKLNYGEVTELQVKNYSNNGYYNQSVKTEIHPSRVIFSRINEHKRLIGESIFTSLFDRMVILDSTEWSIGQLIYRAVFLIYKTDVNTMDKIKESGGVRDKEEEINASTLAVIGKDDEMQVINSTGGIDPEKYINAVLTILSIHTNIPKQRLAGNTQGTLAGSEEDAKKYAEYLRRYFNKNILPITNNLIDKVLIELKIDQRYKVELPNLLEPTVAEQIDNDLKRVELDTKKLEYLEKALNIVSNNELIEKKDKIAEIIKKLGEEDFDFEALLKELS
- a CDS encoding PBSX family phage terminase large subunit gives rise to the protein MTQIKIKDVIGKNYDLFWNDKHFYRVVKGSRGSKKSKTIAINMIYRIMKYPESNLLVIRRVFNTLRNSCRADLIWAINRLKVSHLWRVPKGEHTLTYLPTGQQILFAGLDDPLKLTSITVAQGYLNFVWIEEAFQIEKQEMFETLEESIRGILPPHLFHQITLSFNPWSEDHWLRKRFYNDTYDREYEDDLIYATTTDYTMNEFLDEVTLKRFEEMKIKRPNRFRVAGLGEWGIAEGLVYNNWEILDFDPIKLLKNDFSLEAAFGLDFGFTNDPSAFIAVIVDLRNKRLFIFDEFYKKRLLNNEIAEEIKIRGYSKDEITADCAEAKSIEEIRRHGISRIRQSSKGKGSVNQGIQYIQQFDIYVHPKCTNTIMEFKNYVWEEKNGITLNKAADNYNHLMDALRYALEKYSTGGVHNILV